Below is a window of Abyssisolibacter fermentans DNA.
CTCAATCAATAGTAGCTTCTGCAGCAACAGGTTATGAAGGATATGCTATTCATAGGGATGGTGCGTTTTTTGGAACAACATGGCATGCTGGGTTGATGGATGAACCATATTCTGATGACTATTTGCCGGTATTGCATATAGGCGGTCTTTCTGGTGGTGTAAAGTGGGATTCATGGGATAATTTCATTAACGGAAATACTTTTAAAGGTGTTTATAAGCCAAAGTCTGGAATCACATCATCTGGTCGGGATTTAGTCAAAGCAACAGGAAGAGCATTAAGAACAGAGAATATTGGCTATACTCCACTAAGTCAAATAGATTATCCAGTTTCAGTTTTAGGTCAGACATGGGTTTTTACTGATGACATTTCACTTATACGTTGTGATGGTGTTGTTGAATATAGCTATGAATGGAATGGATACCGTATTTATGGAAGCGATGATTATTGGGATATTTCAAGAGCAACATTGGGTCATTTAACCCATCATTCATTGGCTTTGGTTACACCTAAAACACAAGCACAGGATAATATGACACTAGTAAGAAGCACTGAGCCAGTATCACCGTAATGCTTTAATAATACATTTAGTTGAAAGTGCATCAACTATACCAAGTGTTTATGATGATTCACATGTGATTAGCTGGTGGGTACCTTTTTCGGGATGGGGAATGAAAGGTCTTGCTTGTTGGAGAAATGTTTCATTTGAGTATACTTATGATTTTTTGAATGGAAATCCAAGATTTTTAACAATATCAAACATTGATTCGTATTTGACAGGTATTAATGTAACATGGTGGCAACCAGAAACTACTGACGATGATATCGTAACAGAAGTTAATCCCGATGATAAAGTTACATTCAATATAAAAGGGACTTATGTTCTAGGTGTTGAGGTAGAAGGTTTTACAATTGGTGTAAGATTCCAGGAGAATGGGATGCTAGTTTAAGATTATATTAAATTAAAAAGCATTTGATATTTGTCAGGTGCATTACTAGAAGGTGTTGGCGATATGAAAAAGGAGTCATTTAACAATAAGATTTTTATAATTGCTGTAGTTTTAATTATTTCAACTGTTTTATGGAGTCCAGTATCTGTAATTGATACAAACACAACTAAAATTGGTTTACCACTTCGTTTTATTTGGTATCATGATTATAGTGGATTACCTATGAATAGATTAAGAATATTTGAAATAAATAATTTGTTGAAGATTGATTTTAGAGTAATAAATTTCTTGGTGGATATAATAATAGTATATTTTTTGATTTTAATGGTTAGAAAGTATTTTGCCATTATTAAAAAAATGTTTCATAATAATTAATAGTATCAAACATGAGGTGGCTGAAATCAATCAGTTACCTCTTTAAAATATTGAACGGTTGAGCTTTTTGATACATGAGTTCACACCCACTGGGGATAGTTATTTTTGGGTGAATAAAATATTTTGTTACAAATATAAAGGTGTATTTAATACGATTAGTAGATTTGATTATAATAAACTTCAAAGTAAATATACATATAAACCATGAGATTGTAATATATTTCATGGTTTTGTTTTTTTACGAAATAAAAATATAATGTAGAAATAAAAGGTTTTTGAAGATAAATATAGAAATGTTATAGGAGTGTAATGTAGAGAAAGAGAGATAATAGCTAAAATGAGAAGTTTATAATACATATTTACAATTTGTATAAAATTTTAATATTCATCATATGTGGAAACGATTGCACATGAGTGAGGGTGAATTTTTTAATTATTGCATAGAAAAATTACCAAATACAGGAGGTTTTTGATGATGCCAAATCAATATATTTATAATCTTAGTTATCCAGATTATGAAGAAGATCTTTGTGCTCTTGAGGTAAAATCTCTTTTCAACTTAAGTTTGGATGGTAAAGTCTTTTTCTCAAGTAAACAAGTAGATCCTTCTATAAGTCCATATTTGAAACAAAGGTTAGAGATTGCTTATAGGACCTCGTCCTTTTCCGATATAATTGAGCTTTTAGAAAAAAATACAATAACTTTAAATGACTTTAAAGTTGAATATTTAAAGTTATTCAGTGATGATCCATATGCTAAGAAAAGAAAAGAACTTTGCAAGGAAGTGGGTTTTAGAATTCAAGGCTTTCCTTCCTTTACTTCTCCTAAAACCACTTTTGGGATCACTTTTTATAAAGATAATTGGTATTTTGGTGTTTTAGCCAAGAATAATCGTAAATGGAAAAAACATAATTCTAAACCTTACTCGTATTCTAGCTCACTTGGAATAAATCTAGCAAAAGCTCTTGTCAATATTGCTGGCAATGGAGATTTTTCAAAAAGATTAATAGATCCATGTTGTGGTGTTGGAACTGTTCTACTAGAAGGCTTTTTTGCTGGCTACGATATTATAGGGTGGGAGATAAAAAGCAAAGTTGCTGAGAATGCTAGAATAAATTTACGTCATTTTAACAATCCACCTAGAGTTACTAGTGGTGATATCCAAGATATTGAGGATACTTTTGATGCTTCGATTGTAGATATTCCCTATGGTAACTTTACTCCTACAAGTGAAGAAAATCGAGTAAGTATTATCAAAAATGCTAAAAGAATCTCAAAAAAAGTAGTTATAGTTTCTTCAGATGATATTACTTATCTTATTTTAAGTCAGAACCTTACTGTTTTAGATTTATGTACCGTAAGTAAAGGCAGAAAGGGTAGTTTTATTAGATATATCTGGGTCTGTGAATAATCATATTAACTCTTTTATTGAGACGCTTTTTTAAGAATTTGTAGATTCGTGAAATGGTTGCTATAGAGAAGAAGTGAAAGTTATTCAGAAACAATTATTTCAAATGCTCGTACTAAACAGAAAAACTTCCAAAATAGAAATTTTTACAAAACGATTAAAAATAGAAGCTAAATAGAATGAATTGAAACATAAATATTGATATGATATAGTATTATCCTAAGATTTAATTGGTATGAAAATTAGTGTTAGTTAATGTCATCAAAATTCAATTATGAATTAGGAGGAAAATATGACAAGTGAAATTATAACAATCCTTATAAGCTTTGTGATTATATTTTTAGCAGGATTTATACAAGGTACAACTAGCTTTGGATTTTCGTTATTATCAGTGCCTCTTTTAGGATTATTTCTGCCACTTAAAATAATAGTTCCAATGCTTATAGTATTTGGTCTTTTAATGAACTCTATTATTCTTTATCAAATTAGAGAACATGTTCAATTGAAAAGGATAGCGGTATTAGTTATTTCAGCAGTTGTAGCTACACCTATAGGAGCAAATTTACTTATAAACTTAAATGAAGGCGTGCTAAAAGTAATAGTAGGGGTAATTGTAACTATAGCAGCAGTATCTTTCCATTTTGGATATAAGGTTAAGATTAATAATGAAAAGTTAGCCTATGTACCCGTTGGTTTTATCAGTGGATTATTAAATGGAAGTGTTAGCATAAGTGGACCACCGGTGATATTGTTCTTGACTAATCAAGACGTTTCAAAACAAGTTTTTAGAGCAACTTTAACTGCGTATTTCTGGATACTTAATAATATGACGATAGCAATATTCATATATAAGAA
It encodes the following:
- a CDS encoding TRM11 family SAM-dependent methyltransferase is translated as MMPNQYIYNLSYPDYEEDLCALEVKSLFNLSLDGKVFFSSKQVDPSISPYLKQRLEIAYRTSSFSDIIELLEKNTITLNDFKVEYLKLFSDDPYAKKRKELCKEVGFRIQGFPSFTSPKTTFGITFYKDNWYFGVLAKNNRKWKKHNSKPYSYSSSLGINLAKALVNIAGNGDFSKRLIDPCCGVGTVLLEGFFAGYDIIGWEIKSKVAENARINLRHFNNPPRVTSGDIQDIEDTFDASIVDIPYGNFTPTSEENRVSIIKNAKRISKKVVIVSSDDITYLILSQNLTVLDLCTVSKGRKGSFIRYIWVCE
- a CDS encoding sulfite exporter TauE/SafE family protein, whose protein sequence is MTSEIITILISFVIIFLAGFIQGTTSFGFSLLSVPLLGLFLPLKIIVPMLIVFGLLMNSIILYQIREHVQLKRIAVLVISAVVATPIGANLLINLNEGVLKVIVGVIVTIAAVSFHFGYKVKINNEKLAYVPVGFISGLLNGSVSISGPPVILFLTNQDVSKQVFRATLTAYFWILNNMTIAIFIYKKMITAEVLKYTGYLLPALIIGVLIGVKVGNKVKEESFKKLTTVLIALMGILSIVSGIK